From the genome of Euwallacea similis isolate ESF13 unplaced genomic scaffold, ESF131.1 scaffold_98, whole genome shotgun sequence, one region includes:
- the LOC136419130 gene encoding uncharacterized protein, whose amino-acid sequence MIITQITVFYQNIYDILSNIEEAITFAKLNTFHNTIIDPSEFLTELQSMKEQIPLGKLPFEPNIENLLTIENTLEIKSFAKDNSITFIIEIPLVEKVSYDLFRLLPLPVRHGEVYKVIIPRSEYLLINDQTFGYANEPCRYVSPNEYLCPQIHIDNFHDFSPCEVQLLRYEHNATRCKSITVTLGETQIQNIDDNKWILVTTKSIVGLETCKSSQSNILLDGTYAIDLEYRCNLKIRNIVLRGNRKTNRQFQIFPLLDININHTYQKPYQKIELPNLSKIDLNNIAELQNEVDLQKKENSMLLNTNLHYDRTSLLAKYLWPIVLKYKKTESPENDIVI is encoded by the exons ATGATTATCACCCAAATTACCGTCTTTTACCAGAATATTTACGATATACTTTCAAATATCGAAGAGGCAATTacctttgctaaattaaacaCCTTCCATAACACCATAATCGACCCAAGTGAATTCCTAACAGAACTACAGTCAATGAAAGAGCAAATTCCCCTAGGAAAACTACCATTCGAGCCCaacattgaaaatctattaacTATCGAAAacactttggaaataaaaagtttcgccAAAGATAACTCGATCACGTTCATCATCGAAATTCCATTAGTAGAAAAAGTTAGTTATGATTTATTCCGATTACTTCCCTTGCCCGTAAGACATGGCGAAGTATACAAAGTCATAATACCCCGATCCGAATATCTACTGATAAACGACCAAACATTCGGATACGCGAACGAACCCTGTCGGTACGTATCCCCTAATGAATATCTATGCCCTCAAATACATATAGATAACTTCCACGATTTTTCCCCATGCGAAGTACAACTCCTGCGTTACGAACACAACGCCACACGATGTAAATCAATAACTGTTACCCTGGGGGaaacacaaatacaaaacatagaCGATAATAAGTGGATCCTGGTGACCACCAAAAGTATTGTCGGATTAGAAACATGTAAATCTTCACAAAGTAACATTCTGTTGGATGGAACTTACGCAATAGATTTAGAGTATCGTtgtaatcttaaaataaggaaCATAGTTTTAAGAGGCAATAGGAAAACCAAccggcaatttcaaattttccctttgttagacataaatattaatcatacaTATCAAAAGCcataccaaaaaatagaaCTGCCTAACTTAAgcaaaatagatttaaataatatcgcCGAATTACAGAATGAGGTTGATTTGCAGAAGaaggaaaattcaatgttactAAATACTAACCTTCACTACGACAGAACCA GTTTATTAGCAAAGTATCTATGgcctattgttttaaaatacaaaaagaccGAGAGTCCAGAAAATGACATAGTAATTTAG